A region of Pyxidicoccus parkwaysis DNA encodes the following proteins:
- the rplM gene encoding 50S ribosomal protein L13, which yields MSQKTYSAKAGDIKRQWHVIDVSDKVLGRAASQIATLLKGKHKAIYTPSIDTGDHVIVINADKVKVTGTKEKDKMYYRHPRAGFPGALKITNLEKLRQRHPEDIIINAVRRMLPRNALGRQMMTKLKVYAGDTHPHAAQKPAAFEVEA from the coding sequence ATGTCGCAGAAGACCTACAGCGCGAAGGCTGGGGACATCAAGCGCCAGTGGCACGTCATTGACGTGTCCGACAAGGTGCTGGGCCGCGCGGCGAGCCAGATTGCCACCTTGCTCAAGGGCAAGCACAAGGCCATCTACACGCCGTCCATCGACACGGGCGACCATGTCATCGTCATCAACGCCGACAAGGTGAAGGTGACGGGCACGAAGGAGAAGGACAAGATGTACTACCGGCATCCCCGTGCCGGTTTCCCCGGTGCCCTCAAGATCACCAACCTGGAGAAGCTCCGCCAGCGTCACCCCGAGGACATCATCATCAACGCCGTGCGCCGCATGCTTCCGCGTAACGCGCTCGGCCGCCAGATGATGACGAAGCTCAAGGTCTACGCAGGTGACACCCACCCTCACGCCGCCCAGAAGCCGGCCGCGTTTGAGGTCGAGGCGTAA